From the genome of Geminocystis herdmanii PCC 6308, one region includes:
- a CDS encoding glycosyltransferase family 2 protein encodes MKKHYLITIITVVYNNPKGLTDTLTTVKNQIYQNIEYIVIDGASGDKTLDVIKQNEQHISYYLSEPDNGIYDAMNKGLKYTHGDFVIFLNAGDTFVDNFVLTKVVEEIKDQNKAYFGRAKVKGINSNWLFPPLNISSPEQADIWSKKYLPNHQSIFFPRCFYQSNLYDTKFRIFGDAEYKLRYLKSHRNFEMIDIVICNFELGGISNKANNIKIIQTQWQEQIDLLKMYNPEHFIFRKYLTILKFFLKYLLNKLIYRKYYEQILLLVNKVR; translated from the coding sequence ATGAAAAAACATTATCTAATAACAATTATTACTGTAGTATACAACAATCCTAAAGGCTTGACAGACACTTTAACTACAGTTAAAAATCAAATTTATCAAAATATTGAATATATTGTTATTGATGGTGCTTCTGGAGATAAAACACTTGATGTTATAAAGCAAAATGAACAGCATATATCTTATTATTTAAGTGAGCCTGATAATGGTATTTATGATGCAATGAATAAGGGTTTAAAATATACTCATGGAGATTTCGTTATTTTCTTAAATGCTGGAGATACTTTTGTTGATAATTTTGTATTAACTAAAGTAGTTGAAGAAATCAAAGACCAGAATAAGGCTTACTTTGGTAGGGCAAAGGTTAAAGGAATAAATAGTAACTGGCTATTCCCCCCTTTAAATATATCTTCTCCCGAACAAGCCGATATTTGGAGTAAAAAATATTTACCTAATCATCAATCAATTTTTTTCCCCCGTTGTTTTTATCAATCTAATTTATATGATACTAAATTCCGAATTTTCGGTGATGCTGAGTATAAATTAAGGTATTTAAAATCTCATAGAAATTTTGAAATGATTGATATAGTGATATGTAATTTTGAGTTAGGAGGCATATCAAATAAGGCTAATAATATAAAAATTATTCAAACTCAGTGGCAAGAACAAATTGATTTGTTAAAAATGTATAATCCAGAACATTTTATCTTTAGAAAATACTTAACTATTTTAAAATTTTTCCTTAAATATTTACTTAATAAATTGATATATAGAAAATATTATGAACAAATTTTATTGTTAGTCAACAAAGTAAGATAA
- a CDS encoding EpsG family protein, which yields MKRQNGLIYYEKEVIMSDYNYYQTEKYNFFHKVFNSLNKVKYTIFFFGLGLWILSPILGIIPLLMFAQVNVSKRVMTKKQKQSFLNGNFFTIFLVLFTITIYASTYEVTSDLQVYLNIYNNLGNLPLFKYMESRNMEPITFIIPNLIKTLFDANENHFILVQALTINLAFILIAIRFMPSYYPTIMLLNITSSHYFMQLFLMRQFYAFIFLVIFIYTIRLWKKLVFSTLAILTHSSSLLFIVIGMIFIPLINNQETKKSPFKLIRKFRKIINNFFRKKIFIYLFFLIVLTVLPILFVALQNFSFLNQLLPVFSYKFLLYVNRGDDFTLGLNEGLWKRTIFDILILLPSIILIHPKDEKVSSFIWSVMFVFSLVSLISFYTFIPAFGRLTVFLSGLSGFFYTILLDSKQQIDRPNIFSFLIFVAIFTKILYFLYQTIFSSLQNTSLLWEGNPLGKNLVDYIQFLWSMIN from the coding sequence ATGAAAAGGCAAAATGGATTAATATACTACGAGAAAGAAGTAATCATGAGTGATTATAACTATTATCAAACAGAAAAATACAATTTTTTCCATAAAGTATTTAATTCTTTAAATAAAGTAAAATATACTATTTTCTTTTTTGGATTAGGCTTATGGATATTATCTCCAATACTAGGAATAATTCCACTATTAATGTTTGCACAAGTGAATGTTTCTAAGCGAGTTATGACAAAAAAGCAAAAACAAAGTTTCTTAAATGGTAATTTTTTTACTATTTTTTTAGTACTTTTTACTATTACTATTTATGCGTCCACATATGAAGTAACAAGTGATTTGCAAGTATATTTAAATATTTATAATAACCTTGGAAATTTACCTTTATTCAAGTATATGGAGTCCAGAAATATGGAACCAATAACTTTTATCATTCCTAATTTAATTAAAACACTATTCGATGCTAACGAAAATCATTTTATTTTAGTTCAAGCTTTGACAATTAATTTAGCATTTATACTCATTGCCATAAGATTTATGCCATCATACTATCCCACAATTATGTTGTTGAACATTACTTCTTCACATTACTTCATGCAATTATTTTTGATGAGACAGTTTTACGCTTTTATTTTTTTGGTTATTTTTATTTATACTATTCGTCTATGGAAAAAGTTAGTGTTTTCCACATTAGCTATTTTAACTCACAGTAGCTCTTTACTGTTTATTGTGATCGGTATGATTTTTATCCCTTTAATAAATAATCAAGAAACAAAAAAATCACCTTTTAAGTTAATTAGAAAATTTAGGAAAATTATCAATAATTTTTTTAGAAAAAAAATATTTATTTATCTATTTTTTCTAATAGTTTTAACCGTTCTTCCTATCCTTTTTGTCGCTTTACAAAACTTTTCTTTTCTCAATCAACTATTACCAGTATTTTCTTACAAGTTTCTATTATACGTTAATAGAGGTGATGATTTTACATTGGGACTGAACGAAGGCCTTTGGAAAAGAACAATCTTTGATATACTTATACTGCTTCCTTCAATTATTTTAATACATCCAAAAGATGAAAAAGTATCTTCTTTTATTTGGTCTGTTATGTTTGTATTTTCTCTTGTTAGTTTAATTTCATTCTATACCTTTATTCCAGCTTTTGGAAGATTAACAGTCTTTTTGAGTGGTTTATCTGGCTTTTTTTACACTATTTTATTGGATTCAAAACAGCAAATTGATAGACCAAACATTTTTTCTTTTCTTATTTTTGTTGCAATTTTTACTAAAATTTTGTATTTTTTATACCAAACGATTTTCAGCTCACTTCAAAATACATCCCTACTATGGGAAGGAAATCCTCTGGGAAAAAATTTAGTTGATTATATACAATTTCTGTGGTCTATGATAAATTAG
- a CDS encoding glycosyltransferase family 2 protein has product MLYNPKVSVIIPTYNRLPLLKEALDSVVAQTCTNWECIVVNDYPPDQQKVETILKQLNDERFILINHKVSQGGNTARNTGIRHSRGQIIAFLDDDDIWDIKKLEIHYQFHCKYPNIGLFYSNVLFIWSNNEIPPYSPNKPLPKNVTKSFLEGNFCPPTSSCVTVLSKAFNDCGFFDENLVSFQDWDMWLRISEKYEFGLIQQTLVYFRQHLSERTSQNLEKRLQGLEQIEVKWKTQFTDISLFHYKYLNAAYRTSTRQLFLIPKNQKNKIYSNLIKYMEEEYNKDTCSPKTILILCFCLLIPRRFYLWWENIKSAKLRL; this is encoded by the coding sequence ATGTTATACAATCCAAAAGTCTCTGTTATTATTCCCACTTATAATCGGCTTCCTTTGTTAAAAGAGGCTTTAGATTCGGTTGTAGCCCAAACTTGTACTAATTGGGAGTGTATAGTTGTTAATGATTATCCTCCTGATCAACAAAAAGTTGAAACGATTTTAAAACAGTTAAATGATGAAAGATTTATCCTAATAAATCATAAAGTTTCTCAGGGTGGTAACACAGCAAGAAACACAGGTATTAGACATTCCAGAGGTCAAATAATTGCATTTTTAGATGATGATGACATCTGGGATATAAAAAAATTGGAAATACACTATCAGTTTCATTGCAAATATCCAAATATTGGTTTATTTTATTCCAATGTTTTATTTATTTGGTCTAATAATGAAATACCGCCTTACTCCCCAAATAAACCACTACCCAAAAACGTAACTAAATCTTTTTTAGAAGGAAATTTTTGTCCTCCAACATCTAGCTGTGTTACTGTGTTATCTAAAGCCTTTAATGATTGTGGTTTTTTTGATGAAAATTTAGTAAGTTTTCAAGATTGGGATATGTGGTTAAGAATTTCTGAAAAATATGAGTTTGGTTTGATTCAACAAACATTAGTATATTTTAGACAACATTTATCTGAAAGAACATCGCAAAATTTAGAAAAACGTTTACAAGGACTTGAACAAATAGAAGTTAAATGGAAAACACAATTTACAGATATATCTCTATTTCATTATAAGTACCTAAATGCAGCTTATCGTACTTCTACAAGGCAATTGTTTTTAATTCCTAAGAACCAAAAAAATAAAATATATTCAAATTTGATTAAATACATGGAAGAAGAATACAATAAAGATACCTGTAGCCCAAAAACTATATTGATTTTATGTTTCTGTTTGTTAATTCCCAGAAGATTTTATTTATGGTGGGAGAATATTAAATCAGCAAAATTAAGATTATAA
- a CDS encoding glycosyltransferase family 4 protein yields the protein MKIAYIVNNYGEISETFVRDLANEFVEKGHSVIIFCNQNINQDLFSNPHHFDDIKELQFSQLSLFNKITTRLYRVLKDEFAQKKHFNLKRKQATKRLIVSLNQHKPDVAFIDFGVVAVRSQLALEQLNIPFVVHFHAMDITKALNNTAYRKALPSLFESATALITPSEHIKRLLILEGANPEKISVVRLGINLEGLNPLSWEIRRKSHPSLSFLGRFTPKKHPLALIEAFNLVRQKIPHATLTMIGDGEEMTRVKQRLETLKLTDSVKLWGALPHKQALEIVNQHWLLAQHSVVALDGDQEGFPVGLAEGAALELPIVSTYHSGIPEQVIDGKTGFLVREFDYKTMAERMIELLNNPDLAEQMGKAGRENITKICNTEKRVKQILKILQHNN from the coding sequence ATGAAAATTGCTTATATTGTAAATAACTATGGAGAAATCTCTGAAACTTTTGTCAGAGACTTAGCCAACGAATTTGTTGAAAAAGGTCATTCTGTAATCATTTTTTGCAATCAAAATATAAATCAAGATTTATTCAGTAATCCGCATCATTTTGATGATATTAAGGAATTACAGTTTTCTCAACTGTCATTATTCAACAAAATTACCACTAGATTATATCGTGTGTTAAAAGATGAGTTCGCTCAAAAAAAACATTTTAATCTTAAAAGAAAACAAGCAACCAAAAGACTTATTGTCTCCCTTAATCAACATAAACCCGATGTAGCATTTATTGATTTTGGAGTTGTTGCCGTACGATCACAATTAGCTTTAGAACAATTAAATATACCATTTGTTGTTCATTTTCACGCTATGGATATAACAAAAGCATTAAATAACACCGCCTATCGTAAGGCTTTACCATCACTGTTTGAAAGTGCTACGGCGTTAATTACTCCTTCAGAACATATTAAACGTTTATTAATCTTAGAAGGTGCAAATCCAGAAAAAATTAGTGTAGTACGTCTCGGCATTAATTTAGAAGGCTTAAATCCACTCTCTTGGGAAATAAGACGAAAATCTCATCCCTCGCTTTCCTTTTTAGGACGTTTTACTCCAAAAAAACATCCTTTGGCTTTAATTGAGGCGTTTAACCTAGTCAGGCAAAAAATTCCTCATGCTACATTAACCATGATTGGAGATGGGGAGGAAATGACAAGGGTTAAGCAACGTCTTGAAACGTTAAAACTTACTGATAGTGTTAAACTATGGGGAGCTTTACCACACAAACAAGCCCTAGAAATAGTAAACCAACACTGGTTATTAGCACAGCATAGCGTTGTTGCATTAGATGGAGATCAAGAGGGTTTTCCAGTCGGTTTAGCAGAAGGAGCAGCTTTAGAGCTACCGATAGTTTCCACTTATCATAGTGGTATTCCAGAGCAAGTTATAGATGGTAAAACAGGATTTTTGGTAAGGGAGTTTGATTACAAGACAATGGCGGAGAGAATGATTGAACTGTTAAATAATCCTGATTTAGCAGAACAAATGGGCAAAGCAGGAAGAGAAAATATCACCAAAATATGCAATACTGAAAAGCGTGTTAAACAAATTTTAAAAATTTTACAGCACAATAATTGA
- a CDS encoding polysaccharide pyruvyl transferase family protein has product MKKILILGTVALNGGDAAILFSLIQLIKQNFATEIEFIVYDRQPEVAVKYYPENTLRLMIYQKLTQLPQNKHNKLLTRFIRKIHLIFRKIINPFRFYLATFLFSKKQERLAQILVTETELDDIKHFSNANIIISTGGTYLVENYINDFPNRIFDYNLSLLLKCPLVFFTQSLGPFHNKKYQKKLNHIFNQSLLVLLRDEKSEQHLIDIGVNKNKIQISSDIVFSLGKLLNFVSVSKDNLDNLENNQIKIAISVRDWKFFKTKTSKKGMINYKNCLVELINHLLKRGNIIIDFISTCQGIPEYHTDDSITAEEIKNLLPIEFQGKVNVNSNFNHPYKLLEILSSYDLVIGTRMHMCILSLVARTPVIPIAYEFKTKELFIRLGMEDWITDIETIDANSFIPLVENFIASLPEIRQNLFPKVEIEEKRALQSGKILLDKYNQSINQ; this is encoded by the coding sequence ATGAAAAAAATACTTATATTGGGAACTGTGGCTCTCAACGGCGGTGATGCCGCTATTTTATTTTCTCTAATACAACTGATCAAGCAAAACTTTGCAACAGAAATTGAATTTATAGTTTACGATCGTCAGCCTGAAGTCGCAGTCAAATATTACCCAGAAAATACTTTAAGACTGATGATTTATCAAAAATTAACCCAATTACCACAGAACAAACATAATAAATTATTAACGAGATTTATCCGCAAAATACATCTTATTTTTCGAAAGATAATTAATCCTTTTCGGTTTTACTTAGCGACTTTTTTGTTTTCAAAAAAACAAGAAAGATTAGCACAAATATTAGTAACAGAAACAGAATTGGACGATATTAAACATTTTAGTAATGCAAATATCATAATTAGCACCGGTGGTACATACTTAGTTGAAAATTATATTAATGATTTTCCGAATAGAATTTTTGACTATAATTTATCTTTATTGCTTAAATGCCCTTTGGTCTTTTTTACTCAATCCTTGGGACCATTCCATAACAAAAAATATCAAAAGAAGTTGAATCATATTTTTAATCAATCTCTATTAGTTTTACTTAGAGATGAAAAGTCTGAACAACACCTTATTGATATTGGAGTTAATAAAAATAAAATTCAAATTAGTTCAGATATAGTATTTTCTTTGGGAAAACTTTTAAATTTTGTCAGCGTATCCAAAGATAATCTTGATAATCTTGAGAATAATCAAATTAAAATAGCTATTTCTGTAAGAGACTGGAAGTTTTTTAAAACAAAGACTTCAAAAAAAGGAATGATTAATTACAAAAACTGTTTAGTAGAATTGATTAACCATTTACTGAAAAGGGGAAATATTATTATTGATTTTATTTCAACTTGTCAGGGCATTCCCGAATATCATACTGACGATTCTATTACGGCAGAAGAAATTAAAAATCTTTTACCTATAGAATTTCAAGGTAAAGTTAATGTAAATAGCAATTTTAATCATCCTTACAAGCTACTTGAAATTCTATCTTCTTATGATTTAGTTATTGGAACTAGAATGCACATGTGTATTTTGTCATTAGTTGCCAGAACTCCAGTAATACCAATTGCTTATGAATTTAAAACTAAAGAATTATTCATCAGATTAGGAATGGAAGATTGGATAACAGATATTGAAACTATTGATGCGAATAGTTTCATCCCCCTAGTGGAAAATTTTATCGCCTCTTTGCCCGAAATTAGGCAAAACCTTTTTCCAAAAGTTGAAATAGAAGAAAAAAGAGCCTTACAATCAGGGAAAATACTATTGGATAAATATAATCAAAGTATCAATCAGTAA